In Cupriavidus necator, the genomic window AAGTCTCCAGTCGAGTGGCCAGAAAGACGTCAATATTATGCGGAGCAATGCCGAGCAAACGCGATACTCGATCTGCTTTGAGAGAAGTCCAGTTACATCCGCTTCGGTGAACTACTCCGCATTAAAATACACTCTGCGTTAGAGCTGTAACGCGGTGCACGGCGTTACAGCTCCGTGGTGTCTTGGATGCATAGCACCACTTCGCAAGCTCGCATTCGCTCGGCTGAGCTCTGCCAGTGGGGAGCCAGAATATCGCGCCAGTCCAGTTCATCCTGAGCCAGGAAGCGGTATGCCGCAGCCGTTTCCGCCCAGCCGCCGCATGCGCTGGGGATGCTTGCCGTCGGCTTCTCTGCGAGCCGCTCCGCTAGCAGCACCGCCCGCTTGTTCAGGCGCTGGTCGCCCAAGTCAATGTCCTTGAATTCTGCCGCTGCCCAACTCGTTGCCTCTCGCTTCATGTGCCGCCCAAAATGCAAGAGTGAACGACAATCCGAAAGAGTTTACAACCCCACCCGCTATGTCATTGACCGTAAACGACTTTTCGCGGCACACCATGGGTCACGACTTGTGTGTAATGGGGTGCCTCGAAGGATCGTCTGCCTGCGCAAGGGCAGAGAAAGTTAAATTCTATCAACTCAATCTGGAGGATGCGGATCTAATCAGTCGAAAACAACGGGTGCTGTTCGTCGATGCCTCAAAGGACGCGACATTAGACAGCTTTCGCTTGTATAGGGCGGAGCCGAAGATGGATTTCAGTTTTACCTCGCATGGGCGTTGTTGCACAAATCGAATTTGAAGGCGGAGTTACCCCTGAGTGGCGAAATTCAAGCAATACGGACGGACTGCGGGCGGGCAAGCTCATTCATGTGGTTGAGCACGCCCGCGCGGATTGCCACCTCGGTCGCCTGGGAGCCTACCTTGCGCGCCCACAGAGAATGACCGGTGAGTGTCTTGAGTCGATACATCAGGTTCTCGACCAGCGAGCGACGGTGGTACCCGCTGTCCTTTTTCCATTCGCGTCTGCTGCTCGTTGCAATGGCGTCGATGGCCGCATTGCGCCATGCCGCACCGGGCGTGGTTTCAGGCCACGGCATCGCGCCCTCGCGCGGCGGAATCGACGGTTGCGCGCCTGTGGCGGCAATCACTGCATGGCACGACTTGGTGTCGTACGCGCCATCACCGCGAACGATGTCCACGAGCGTGTCGGGCGGCAACTGGTCGAGCAAATCAGGCAACACGTCGGCATCGCCGACGTCCTGATGGGTCATCAACGCCGCGCATATCTGGCCGCTCTTGGCGTCCATCGCCAGATGGACTTTGCGCCACGTGCGACGCTTGGAATACCCGTGCTTGCGCACCTTCCACTCGCCCTCGCCAATACGCGCAAGAGAGAAAAAATGGACATCAGCCAGAGCCCTGCAAATACTAGAATCAGCAGACTACCGGGTGTCCATAGAGTCAGCAGAAAAAAATGGACACAACGACCGTCAGAATGTCCATTTCCAGTCGCAAGTTTCGCAGCTGATTTCGAGTGAAGATGCACGCCGCAATCTAGCGTAGCTGCAAGGGCAGGACGCTACCGCCACGCAGCGCGGCCAGTTCCTTGCGCAGGCGGAACACCTGATGGAGCAGGGCAAGTTCACGAGCCAGCGATTCGTCAAGCTGTGCCTGCAGATCCTTCGCGTCGCCCTTTGCGCGGTTCAGACGCTCGGTGAGTTCGAGCTTCGGGCGCCCGGCCACTGCATTGGCCGCGTCGATCGCTGCGATCAGTTCGGTGAACTGTGGGCGCGACTTCTTGATGCTGCCCTTCTTGCGGCCCGCCTCGATCGCCACGGTGTCGTTGTTGATACGCGCACCCTTGCGGTTCTTCAGCCGCTCAAGAGCGGCATAGTAGTCGGTCATGGCGCCGCTCATGCTGCCTCCGATTTGATCAGTTTCTCCTGCGCGTCAAGCAGTCGTTGCAGCGCCTGCGCCTCGATACGGTATTCGACGCTCGTCTCATCGACCGCGCGCAGCTTCGCGACCGTAACCTGCTGCGCGTTGATCACGCGACGAAGCTTCGATGGCACGACCACGAGGTTACGGCAGTCCGATTCAAGACAATCCAGACGCATCCAGTCGAGTGGCGTCGACTTGCACTGCTCGACACTGGCGCAGCCGCCCAGCACCGTCTCGCGGTACGCGAGCTCGCCCTTCACGAACATCCTCATCGTCTGCTCGCGTGAGTAGACCGACACAGGCGAGGCCTGCACGGCACGGCTCTGCGTCCACGCTGCGTGGCCGCCGAACAGCCGCACGTCAGAGAACAGCACCTGCTCGGCGTACGCAAGGTACTCGGACAGGCCCTGTGCCCCGGCCCATTCGTTCGCGAAGTGGGTCCTATCAGTGTCGATGAAGCCCTTCGCGAATGCCGAGCCACGAGCGTAGTACATGCTCATCTCCTGCGTGATGTGCTGCAGCTGACGTTTGAGCGTCGGCAGCGTCACCAGTCCGCTGCGGTGCGCGTATAACGCGAGCGTCCTCCGAAGCTGGTGCCGCGTGAACGGCCACTGCCGCCCGACCGCGTACTTCGGCTCGTCTTCCCACGCGCGGTGCATGTCGACACGCTTTAGTTCAGCGATGTCCTCGACCGTGATCGTCGGGAAAACGCGCTCACGAAAGGCTTCGATATCGTTATGAACGGTACTCGCCGCCCGGTTTGCTACGTATCCCATATGCAGTCCCATCCGGCAGAACAGCAGGTGCGAACCGTCCGTCGATTCGGCGTAGCCCTGCGCGCCGTGTGCACGGTGTGCCTCTCCCGATAGCCGTTGTGCGAGCCCGACAGCACGGGCGGCGAGCGGGCTGGTCACCCAGCGTGCGCGCCTGGGACGCCCGCCCGACAGCTTGGTCGTGATGCCCTCGATGGTGTAGTGGGTTACGCCATCCAGACGGGTCTCGCTCAGGCAGTCGTATGGGAGGCTCTCTGCTTCTGTCGCACGCATGCCGGTGAACGACAGGATGACAAGCTGGCATAGCGCCCTGATCGACGCCACAAGCGACGACGCGACGTAAGGGACTGCCTTGTACCCGAAGTGTGCAGCTACCCTTACCAGTTCTGAAGGGACGGACGGACTCTCGCCGGCATACAGTCGTGCGAGGTAGTCTGACAGCACGTCGACGATCCCTTCAGCGACGCCGAGGTCATGTTCACAGGCCAACAGGAAGTGCTGGTAGATCCGCGTCGGGACGACAGGGTGTTGTGAGTTTCCAGCACGTTGCGCGAAGCGTTCGAGCAGAGGCTTGTGCAGTTGTGCCAGTGGTACGCGCAGCCCTGTGGTCCCGACGCCCAGACGGTGAAGCTTCACCAGAACTGAATGAAGGCGCTGGGCCTTCCTCTCCATCCCGGGTTGCGCCACATAGTCGAGGACAATAGCGACGCTGGACAGCCCCTCGTAGAGAGTAAGCTCACGTTCGGCGGCAAAGAACGCGAATCCCTTCAGGCAGGCTGAGCCAGAGTTAAGCGTACTGGACGCCGGTACCGTGTCGGTCGCTTCGTGCATCAGAAAGTAGATCACCTGCTTCCACTGTCGCGTAGTCGCTTCTGAAAGGGCTCGACTTGCGCCGTCAGGCAGGTGGCCCCTGAAGTAGATATGGGTGCGCGGCCCAATCGTATATGCCCGGATGTCCCAGGCAGCGTCACTAAACAGCGAAACAGCGTTCGCAGCCTTGTCGCGCGTAGCCACTGTATCGTCCTCGACACGATACCAGTCGGGGCGCTCAGCGATCGGCGCGATCAGCGTGTTGTTCATGCCACCCCCAATTCGTAAAGCTGGTCGAGCTTGGCCGACCAGAAAGCGTCCAGATTCCCATCGACATCAACGTCCTGCTCGATCTGATCGACCAGCGCGGCGTCGCGCTTACGCAGTTCATCCAGCAGGAAGTCAATGCGGCGCAGCACCGCGCCGAACGAACTGTCGTATTGCTCGATCGAGTCGGCACGTCCGCTCACGAGCCTGACGCAATGACGGCAGCCCAGCAGCTTGTGGATGTCGGCGGCGTCAGCGTGCACGCGATACTGGTCGCAGAAGAGACATCCTTCGGTCGAGCGGCAGTCCGGCTTCACGGTGGCTGAAGCGGCGATCGGCACTGGCTTGCGGAATTCGATGCAGACGCCCACCGCGCTCCTGATGCTGCCAGCCGGGTCGTCGCCGGTCTTCAGCACAGCCTTCTCGACCGAAGCGAGGAACACGCCCATCTCAGCCTTGTGCGCGGCGTCCGTGCCGTTCGAGTACGAACGCAACGCTGTTTCCACCGAGTGCCCCATCAGCCTGGCTGCGATGACAGGGCCGTGGTTACTTACCGCCCAATCCTGCTTTGCCGCACGCCACTGACGTGCGCTAATGCGCGGCAGCACGATCCCGAGCGTGTCGAGTCGATCATAAAGAAGGGTCAGAAATTGGGTTGGGAGAGGCATGGGCCGTCGTCGCTGCGGGCTATGTCCGACTACGATGAACAACGCGTCGCAGCCTGCGTCCTGCACCAGATACTCGCGCAATGCGAGATACGCCTTGAGCTTCGGCATGAAGCCCAGCGAGACGGTGAACGTAATCTCTTTAGCCCCTGCACGATACTTGACCTCGCGAAACTTCTGACGCACAACCGACGCATCCTGCAGGCTCGCGGCAAGCTCCAGACTCCACTTCATGGCCAGCAGCTGTGCGAGGTTGACGCCCGTTTCGGCCAGAAACAGCGCGGCAAAGCAAAAGACGGCCATCGAAGCGTGTGAGCGCCGGATCTCTGACTGCGCGTCCTCGTTCGCCGCCGCAAGATGTTTAGCCGCACTTCTGGCGATGTCCCCCGAACGCTTAGAAGGGTTCTTGGCTTCAGCCTCAGCCATGCGCATCGTGAGTTCTTCCCGGGTGCGCGGCTCTCCCGTTTCCAGATTCCAGCCAGCCAGGCCGTGAGAGCCGTCGCCTCCGCGACGATGGTGTCTGCGCGGAACAAGGCAAAGACTCTCACCGCGCGCTGTGGTCACGTGTACCGGGTACGGCTTGAAGTCGAGCACCAGCGTGCTGATACCGCTGAAGAGCGCGTCAGCCCACGCGAGCAGGGTGGCCTGGGCTTCGGCGTCAGGCACCGCCGTCGGCACCGAAGCATCCCGTTGGCGGCCCAGCACCCTCGCGTCGGCGCAGAAGTCGTCGTTTCGGAATAACTCACGTAGCATCGACAACAGACGGCGCTGACTGATGTCGACGGAATTGCGCTTCAGGTTGCCCAGCGAGACCTGTTCGCGCCTCTCACGGAAGTAGCGATGAACCGCTTCCGCCGTAGTCTTCTCGTCACAGAGCACCTGATGCAAGCCCTGCCTGTCGGCCCAGTTAACGAACTCAAGCACGACGCGCAAAGCACCGTCGACCGTCCTTGGACGCATCGCGCCAAGGGTCATGCGCCCGGAAAGCTGCGTCACCAGCAGGCGTACGACCCTGGCGCGTTCACTGCTGAAGCTTGTGGGGTCGAAAGTGCGTCGCGTACACCGCAGGCTCGACGCGTCACGCTTCAAGTAGCAAATCTGCCCGATATCGGAACGTCCGCTCATGCCTTCCCACCTGAGCAGCGCGCGCTCGGGATGTAGCAGTGTTGTACCCTCCGCGAGCGGCATGCGCACTTCTTCGTACTGGCGGCTCATGCAGCCACCGCCGTGTCA contains:
- a CDS encoding integrase gives rise to the protein MNNTLIAPIAERPDWYRVEDDTVATRDKAANAVSLFSDAAWDIRAYTIGPRTHIYFRGHLPDGASRALSEATTRQWKQVIYFLMHEATDTVPASSTLNSGSACLKGFAFFAAERELTLYEGLSSVAIVLDYVAQPGMERKAQRLHSVLVKLHRLGVGTTGLRVPLAQLHKPLLERFAQRAGNSQHPVVPTRIYQHFLLACEHDLGVAEGIVDVLSDYLARLYAGESPSVPSELVRVAAHFGYKAVPYVASSLVASIRALCQLVILSFTGMRATEAESLPYDCLSETRLDGVTHYTIEGITTKLSGGRPRRARWVTSPLAARAVGLAQRLSGEAHRAHGAQGYAESTDGSHLLFCRMGLHMGYVANRAASTVHNDIEAFRERVFPTITVEDIAELKRVDMHRAWEDEPKYAVGRQWPFTRHQLRRTLALYAHRSGLVTLPTLKRQLQHITQEMSMYYARGSAFAKGFIDTDRTHFANEWAGAQGLSEYLAYAEQVLFSDVRLFGGHAAWTQSRAVQASPVSVYSREQTMRMFVKGELAYRETVLGGCASVEQCKSTPLDWMRLDCLESDCRNLVVVPSKLRRVINAQQVTVAKLRAVDETSVEYRIEAQALQRLLDAQEKLIKSEAA